The region GCGGGCTGCGAGGTCCGGCTGGCCAGATGGTCGCGCACCGCCTCGGGCAGCATCGGGCCAAGGCCGCGCGCCGCGATCAGCACCCGCGCCTCCTCTGCCGTGCCGATCGGCGCGACCGTGGGACCCGAGGCGACCACGGCCAGATCGTCGCCGATCACATCCGACAGGATATAGGCGGTGACCGGGGCCGGATCGGCCAGCCGGACCATGCCGCCGCCCTTCAGCGTGGAAAGCTGCTGGCGGATCAGGTTGGTCTCGCGGATATCGAGGCCGCGCTGAAGGAACAACCGGTTCGCCGCGGCCTTGTCGGCCAGGCTGAGACCGGCAGCGGGCGCCGGCAGCATCGCCGAGCCACCGCCCGAAATCAGCGCGATGACGCGATCCTCGGCCCGCGCGGCTTCCAGCGCTGCGATCACCGCGCGGGCGGCGTTCAACCCGTCCTCGTCCGGGATCGGATGTCCCGCCGGCATGACCGTCGCGCCGGGCAGCGGCCGAAAATTCTCGCGGTTGGTGACGACCAGCGCCTCGACCGGGGCATCGCCCAGCTGCGCCAGCGCCTCGGCCGCCATCGGGATCGCCGCCTTGCCAACGGCGATCAGGAGGATGCGACCGCCCGGCCCCGGCTGGGGCAGAGGGTGACGGGCCAGCGACGCCCGCAATGCCCCCGCCGGCTCGGCGGCCTTGACGGCCACCGAGAACAGCGTTTCGGCATGATGGCGAAGCGAGCCCGTCATGGTCATGCCGCCGCCGCGATCTGGCGGGCCTTCTCGACCAGCACCTCGGCCTGACGGATCGAGGCATAGTCGATCAGCCGGCCATCCAGCGAGACCGCGCCCTTGCCGGCGGCCTCGGCCTCGGCCATGGCCGACAGGATGCGCTGTGCCTTGGTCACTTCGCCCTCGGACGGGCTCATCACCTCGTTGGCCATGGCGATCTGGCTGGGGTGGATGGCCCATTTTCCCTCGCAGCCCAGCACGGCGGCGCGGCGCGCGGCGGCGAGGTAGCCGTCACGGTCGCTGAAATCGCCAAAGGGTCCATCAATCGGGCGCAAGCCATTGGCGCGGGCGGCGACGACCATGCGGGCCAGCGCGTAATGCCACATGTCGCCCCAGTGACGCTCGCGCCCGCCCTGATCGTCGGCATCGGTCAGGACCGAGTAATCCGGGTTCACGCCCCCGATGATGGTGGTGCGGGCGCGGGTCGAGGCGGCGTAATCGGCAACGCCGAAATGCAGGCTCTCGTTGCGCTTCGAGGCGCCGGCGATGGCGGAAACGTTCTGCATCCCCAGCGCGGTCTCGATGATATGCTCGAACCCGATGCGCTTCTTCAGGCCCTTGGCGTCCTCGATCTGGGTCACCATCATGTCGACGGCGTAGACATCCGCCGCAGTGCCGACCTTGGGGATCATGATCAGGTCCAGCCGCTCGCCGGCCTGTTCGACCACATCCACCACGTCGCGGTACATGTAATGGGTGTCGAGCCCGTTGATCCGCACCGACATGGTCTTGGTGCCCCAGTCGATCTCGTTCAGCGCCTTGATGATGTTCCGGCGGGCATCGGCCTTCTCGTCCGGGGCTACCGCGTCCTCGAGGTCGAGGAAGATCACGTCGGCCTCGGACTCGGCGGCTTTCTGGAACATCTGCGGCGCGCTGCCGGGCACCGCCAGCTCGCTGCGGTTCAGCCTTGCGGGGGCCTGTTCGATGACGTGGAAACTCATGGTCGTTCCTTTCTTGGGTATGGGTTCAGGCGGTCAGGCCATCGGGTTCCGGCAGGCCATGCGCGCGGGAACAGGCGGTCAGGGTATTGGCGAGAAGGCAGGCAATGGTCATCGGGCCGACACCGCCGGGAACCGGGGTGATGGCGCCGGCGACGCTGGCGGCGCTGTCATAGGCGACATCGCCGACCAGCTTCGACTTGCCCGGCTGATCGGGATGGGGAATCCGGTTGATGCCCACGTCGATCACGGTGGCGCCGGGCTTGATCCAGCTTGCATCGATCATCTCGGGCCGGCCAACGGCGGCGATCAGGATATCGGCGTTGCGGCACAGCGCCTCGATGTCGCGGCTGCGGGAATGGGCAATGGTCACCGTGCAGCTGTCACCCAGCAGAAGCTGCGCCATCGGCTTGCCGACGATGTTCGAACGTCCGACGACGACCGCGTTCAGCCCAGAGAGCGAGCCGTGATGCTCGCGCAGCATCATCAGGCAACCGAGCGGCGTGCAGGGCACCATCGACTTCTGCCCGGTGCCGAGCAGCCCCACATTCGAGATGTGAAAGCCGTCGACATCCTTGTCGGGATCGATGGCGTTGATCACCAGATCCGAGTCCAGATGCGCCGGCAGCGGCAGTTGCACCAGGATGCCGTGCACCGACAGGTCGCGGTTCAGCCGCTCGATCAGCGCCAGCAATTCAGCCTCAGACGTGTCGGCGGGCAGCTTGTGCTCGTAGGAATTCATCCCGACCTCGGTGGTCTGGGTGCCCTTCGAGCGGACATAGACCTGGCTCGCCGGGTCCTCGCCGACCAGCACCACGGCCAGACCCGGCGTGATGCCGTGATCGGCCTTCAGGCGGGCGACATGCTGGGCCACCTGTTCGCGGACCGTGGCCGCGAAGGCCTTGCCGTCAATGATGGTCGCGGTCGTGTCTCTCATGCGCTTCTTCCTCGTGGACATGCGGGTTCCGGTCGCAGGAACGGCTTTCGCCAGCCCCTGCGCGGTAAAGCAGTTTCGTCGTGGGTCCGGGCGGAGCCTTGGGCCTAGAACAGGCCCTGAACCTCGCCCGAGGGGTTCAGCCCGATCACCTCGGCGGCGGGCGTTCGCGGCAGGCCCGGCATGGTCATCACCTCGCCGCAGATGGCGACAATGAAGCCCGCGCCGGCGGCCAGCCGCACCTCGCGGATGGGCACCGAATGGCCGGTCGGCGCGCCGCGCCGGGTCGGGTCGGTGGTAAAGCTGTACTGGGTCTTGGCCATGCAGATCGGCAGATGACCGTAACCCTGTTCTTCCCAGTCCTTCAGCTGGGCGCGGATCTTGCTGTCGGCGATCACCTCGTCGGCATGGTAGATGCGCTTGGCGATGGTCTCGATCTTGGCAAAAAGCGGCATCTCGTCGGGATAGAGCGGGGCGAACTCAGCCGCGCCCTTCTCGGCGATCTCGACCACCTTGCGGGCCAGATCCAGCGTGCCCTGCGAGCCATCGGCCCAGTGCTTGCAAAGGATCGCCTCGACGCCGTTCTGGCGCGCGTAATCCTGCACCGCCTGCACCTCGGCATCGGTATCGCTGACGAAATGGTTGATCGCCACGATCACCGGCACGCCGAAGCTTTTGACATTGGCGATGTGACGGCCCAGGTTCACCAGACCCTTCTTCACCGCCGCGACATTTTCCGGGCCGAGATCGGCCTTGGCGACACCGCCATTCATCTTCAGCGCGCGCACGGTGGCAACGATCACCGCCACATCCGGCGCGATCCCGGCCTTGCGGCACTTGATGTCGAAGAATTTTTCCGCGCCCAGATCGGCACCGAACCCTGCCTCGGTGACGACATAATCCGCCAGCTTCAGCGCCGTGGTGGTGGCGATGACCGAGTTGCAGCCGTGCGCAATGTTCGCAAACGGGCCACCGTGGACAAAGGCCGGGTTGTTCTCCAGCGTCTGCACAAGGTTCGGCTGCATCGCGTCCTTCAAGAGGACGGTCATTGCCCCGTCAGCCTTGATGTCGCGGCAATAGACCGGCGACTTGTCGCGGCGATAGGCCACGATCATCTCGCCAAGACGGTGCTGCAGATCCTCGAGATCGCGCGACAGGCACAGGATCGCCATGACTTCCGAGGCCACGGTGATGTCAAAGCCGGTCTCGCGCGGGAAGCCGTTGGCGACGCCGCCAAGCGAGCAGGTGATCTGGCGCAGCGCGCGGTCGTTCATGTCCACCACCCGGCGCCAGACGACGCGGCGCAGGTCGATGTCCTGCTCGTTGCCCCAGTAGATGTGGTTGTCGATCATCGCCGACAGCAGGTTATGGGCGCTGGTGATGGCGTGGAAATCGCCGGTGAAGTGCAGGTTCATGTCCTCCATCGGGATCACCTGCGCATAGCCGCCCCCCGCCGCGCCACCCTTCATGCCGAAGTTCGGGCCAAGCGAGGCCTCGCGGATGCAGACGCAGGCGGTCTTGCCGATGGCATTCAGCCCGTCGCCCAGACCCACCGTGGTCGTGGTCTTGCCCTCGCCCGCCGGGGTCGGGTTGATCGCGGTGACCAGCACCAGCTTGCCATTGGGGCGATCCTGGACCGAGTTGATGAAGCGCTGGCTGAGCTTGGCCTTGTCATGGCCGTAAGGCAGCAGATCGCCGGCATCGATCCCGAGCTTGGCCCCGATCTCCTGGATCGGGCGCTTCATGGCGGCGTTGGCGATCTCGCTGTCGGTCTTGAATGCGACCGGCTTGGCGTCGCGCGGAGCGGCAATAACCTCGTTCATTGCGCGGCGCCCGTGATGATGCTGACCATGGTCTTTCCTCCCCTGTCTGCCGCGCATTCCGACTTGCAGATCACTGCGGCACCTCCTGCATCTAAAAGAAAGGTTAACGCTCAATGGGTCAATTTAAATAAAATTTAAGCAGATTTACGGCTTTGAAATCGTGCCAACTTCATGAGCATCGGGGGAAGGATGTGGATGTTTTGTCCCGATTATGTCCACGGCACGGGGCGGATCGGGACATTTTGTCCGGTTCATCGGATCGCTGGCAGGAAAGAAAATTCTGCCACCTTGGTTGCAGGGGCTGGCAGCATCGCCCCTGTGCCCTGTCCGGGCACCCTGCCCCGCCACGCGACTCGGCGCCAGGGCTGCCCGACGCCTCTCCCGCAAGCCGACAACGGAAAACGCAGCGGGCCTTTCGGCCCGCTGCGTCAGGGTCTGTCAGGCGCTTCCGGGGCGCACGCCCCGTCAGCCGGTCACTCGGCCGGCATGGCCTTGGCCTGCGGCTCGACATGGTGGTGATGTTCCTTCACCGGCCGCATGAACAGGTTGGCGATGAAGCCCACGACCAGCAGCGCCGCCATGCAATACATGGTGGTGTTGTAGAGGCTGGGCGTCGGGTCGATGGTGCCCGCAGGCGCGATCTCCATCAGCCCCGAGATTGTCACCGTCCGCGCCGCCACCAGCTGCTCGAGCTGGGCGATGGGCGCGCCGAAGCGCTCGGCAAAGGCAGCCGGGTCAATCTTCGAGGCCAGATCGGCAATTGCCCGGTTCACCGACATTTCGCGCAGCGAGGTGATCGCCAGCGGCCCGAGCACACCGGCTGTGGACCATGCGGTGAGCAGTCGCCCGTGGATGCCGCCGACATGCATGGTGCCGAACACATCCGCCAGGTAGGCCGGGATGGTGGCAAAGCCGCCGCCATACATCGAGAAGATCACCATGGTCGCGATGTAGAAGCCGATGAGGTAGATCATCGAGGGATTGGTCGCCACGGCATTGGCGAAGAACGGGATCGACAGGTAGAGCGCCGTGCCCAGCACGAAGAAGCACATGTAGGTCGCCTGCCGGCCCAGATAGTCCGAAGCCGAGGCCCAGAAGAACCGACCGCACATGTTGAAGACCGAGATCATCATCACGTAGGTCGAGGTGAAGGCCGCCGTCACCACCAATGGCAGGGCCGAGCCGAAGATCTCGCCCATCATGGTCTTGGCCACCCCGATCACCCCGATCCCGGCGGTGACGTTGAAGCAGAGCATGATCCACAGAAGCCAGAATTGCGGCGTCTTCAGCGCCTGGTCGATATGGACGTTGTTCTGCGTGACCATGCCCGACTTGGCGGGTTTCGGCACCCAGCCCGCCGGTTTCCAGTCAGCCGCCGGCACGCGGTACTGGAAAGCCGCGATCACCATGACGATGAAATAGACAATGCCGAGCGTCAGGAAGGTCTGCGCCGCGCCGGTATTGCCGGTGCCGACGACATAGACGCCGGCCTGACCGCCATATTCCGCCGCCTGCGCCGCCGAGGCGATGACCACCTCGACCTGCCCCGCCGCCGTTTGCGCGAAGACCCGGCCATTCTCGACCACTGTGGCGACCGCGCCCTGCGCGCCAAGAAACTCGGGGGCGCGCTCGTAGAGGTTCAGCAGCCAGCCATTGACCGGCGCACCGATCATCGCGCCGCCACCAAAGCCCATGATCGCAAGGCCTGTGGCCATGCCGCGACGGTCGGGGAACCAGCGGATCAGCGTCGAGACGGGCGAGACATAGCCCAGCCCCAGCCCGCAGCCGCCCAGCACGCCATAGCCCAGGTAGACCATCCACAGCTGATGGCTGGCGATGCCGAAGGACCCGACAACGAAGCCGCCGCCCCAGAGACAGGCGGCCAGCACGCCGACCATGCGCGGGCCGACCTCTTCCAGCCATTTGCCGGCAAAGGCCGCCGCAAGGCCCAGGAAGACGATGGCGACCGAGAAGATCCAGACGACCGAGCCGAGGCTCCAATCCTCGGCGGCCGAGGCGACCACCCCCAGTTCCCGCGTCAGCGGCGGGTTGAAGACCGACCAAGCATAGACCGAGCCGATACAGAGATGGATGGCGATGGAGGCCGGCGGCACGCGCCAGCGGTTGAACCCCTCTTTCGCCACGATATGTCGCTTGTGCAGGAAGCCAAAGGTGCCTCCGGTGTCACTGGCCATGGTCTGCGATCCTCCCAAAAATCGAGCGCCGGCTTGGTCCTCCCGCGGGCGCGATGGCATTTCTGCATCAGACTAAAGAGGGAGCGCGGGACATTCTGTCAAATGAAAAATTATTTGTTATCAAAAGGATAGTTGGATGTTTTGTCCCTGCCGATCGGGGCGGGACGGGCAATTCAGGACATTCTGTCCGCGCGCCGGAATCTCCGGCGCAACAAGTGGGACATTTTGTCCAGATCGGCGGGATTCCCCGGTTGCGCAAGATTCTTTCGCTGCAATGGGCCGGGCTGAAACGGATGGGGCAAAAGCCGCATCGGCGGACCGGCGGGCGACTCAGCCGAAGGTCTTTCGCGCGTTCACATCAGCACATGGTTCCGCGGGGTGATCTCGGGCGGCAGTTCTTCTCCCTCGATCAGCGATAGCATGTCGCGCTCGGCCCGGCGGGTCAGCGCCTCGACCGGCAGCGAATTCGGCTCGGTGCGGAACGGGTCTTCCAGCTGGTGCCCCAGCGCGTCGAGACCGAAGAAGGTATAGGCGACCAGCAGCACCGGCAGCAGCGCCCACCAGCCAAGCGATCCGGCAAGTGCGAAGGGCAAGGTCAGGCAGAAGACCAGCGCCGTGCGGTGCAGCAGCAGCGAATAGGCATAGGGCACCGGGGTCGTGGCAATGCGCTCGCAGCCGCCCTGCACCACCGACAGCGCCCGAAGCTCGGTTTCCAGCACCGAATAGCGGATAGCATCGATCCGTCCGCTGTCCATCAGCGCCAGCGACCGCCGGCCCAGCTGATGCAGGATGTAATTCGTGGGATTGGGATCGTCCTCGGCAATCGGGTCCTGCACCCAGCGGGCAATCGTCGCGCGCTCGTCCTGCCGTCGCAGCCGGGCGGCGAGGCCATTGGTAAAGCCGCAGAGCAGATAGGTCATGCTGCGACGTTCCTCGTGCGGGAGGTCGGCGATCTTGCGGGCGAAGGACCGGGCAGCGATCAACAGCTCGCCCCAGAGCTTCCGCCCCTCCCACCAGCGCGAATAGCAGGCATCGTTGCGAAAGCTCATGAAGATCGACAGGGCAATGCCGATCAGGGTGAAGGGAATGGCGCTGATGCGCTGGAAGATGCCGGGATGTTGCTGTGCCGCCAGCACGGCGATGATCGCGACGATCAGGATGACGGTCAGCCGCCGCCAGATGCGCGGCAGGATCGAGCCGTTGACGGCGAACAGGATCTCGGCGAAATCGGGCTGTGATCGGACAAGCATCCTGCGCTCCGGGTCAGTTCTGCGGGCCTGCCGGCACCGTGGTCATGGCTGCGGCAACCGGAAACCGTTTCTTCACGCGCATCTTGCCTTTTGACTGCGATGGTTTACCCATGCGTGGCCGATGGCAGGCGAGGCCGTCAACCCACGATTTCCCGACACTACGGAGATTGTGCCCGATGCGGTATCCTTTTCGGATGACGCAGCGCGAAGGTGGACCGGCCCGGGGGGAGGATAACATGCAAGACGGCGACGAGGCCGCGGGGGTTCAGCCTCCTGACCCGCTGACCGAACAGCTGCGCAACGCCGCCGTCCTCGTCATCGATGACGAGCCGGGGATGCGCAACTTCCTGGTCAAGACCCTGCGCCCGCATTGCCGCAAGGTGGTCGAGGCCGCCGATGCCGAGACCGCCAGCGAGATCCTGGCCCAGATGCGCTTTGACATCGTGCTTCTGGATAACCGGATGCCGGGGCTGTCGGGGATCGAGTGGCTGGGCCAGCAGCGGCAGCGCGGCTGGCAGTTCGAGGCCATCATGATCACCGCCTTCGCCGACCTGGAAACCGCGATCGAGGCGATGCGCGCGGGCGCGGCGGATTTCCTGCTGAAGCCCTGCCGCTCGAACCAGGTGCTGAACGCGGTGCGGCGCAGCATGGAACTGGCGCTTCTGCGGCGCGAGAACCTGCTGCTGAAGCATGAGTTGAACCGAGCCGATGTCGGGCGTTTCCGCCGCAGCGAACTCTTGGGCCAGTCCCCCGCCATCGAGGCGGTTCGCCAGCAGTTGCACCGCCTCGCCAAGCTGCCGACCCCGGTGCTGATCCACGGCGAATCCGGCACCGGGAAAGAGGTGGCGGCGCGGGTCCTTCATGCCGCCTCGGACCGCAAGTCGCGACCCTTCGTGCCGATCAACTGTTCGACCATCCCCGCCGACCTTCTGGAAATGGAGCTGTTCGGCCATACCCGCGGCGCCTTTGCCGGGGCGGATCAGCGGCGCGAAGGGCTGTTCGTCTCGGCCGAGGGTGGCACGGTCTTTTTCGACGAGATCGCGGAATTGCCGAAACCGGCGCAGGCCGCGCTGCTGCGCGTGCTCGAGGATCAGACCATCCGCCCGGTCGGATCCGAGCGAGAGGTGCCCTTGGACCTGCGCTTTGTCTTTGCCACCAGCAAGCAACTGGCCGCCGAGGTCGATGCCGGGCGGTTCCGCGATGACCTGTTCTTCCGGGTGAACGTGCTCGAGATCCAGATGCCGCCGCTGCGCCTGCGGGAAAGCGACATTCTGGACCTGGCAAAGATGTTCATGACCGAGATCGCAACGGCCTTGGGGCTGGAGCCGCTGGAGATCGACAGCACGGTGCGCGCGGCGCTTCTGCGCCATGACTGGCCGGGCAATATCCGCGAGCTGCGCAACTTCATCGAACGCTCGCTGATCTTCGGGCGCTTTCCGCTGGATACGCTCGGCGATGCCGGCCCGAACAGCATCGAGCCACTGGACGCGGTGGAACGCCGCCACATCCTGCACGCGCTGGACCTCGCCGGTGGCAACCGCACCCGCGCGGCGGAATGGCTGGGCATCTCGCGCAAGACCATCGACCGGAAATGCGCCAGCTGGGGGATCTGAGCCGTGGGACTTGCTACCCCCTTCCGCCGCTCGGTCCGGTTGAAGTTGCTGGCCATCGCGCTGCTGCCGATGCTGGTGCTGCTGCCGATCCTGCTGGGCGCGACGGTGATGCGATGGGCCGGCAAGACCGATGACCTGCTGATCGTCAAGGCCAATGGCGACCTGACCATTGCGCATGAATATCTGGGCCACCTGATCGCCAGTTCCGGCGAGCGCCTGGCCACGGTCTCGGAATCCGCGGCCTTTCAGACCGCGCTGGAAGCCGGTCAGGTCGAACCGCTGATCGACCGCGAACGTGCGGCGCTTGGTCTCGATTTTCTCTATATCGCGCTGGCGGGCGAGCCAGAGGCGCAAGGCTGGCCGGTGATCGCCGCCGCGCTGCAGGGCCGCGTCGACAGTGCCATCGACCTCTTCGATGTCGAGACGCTGACACGGATTTCACCGCTGCTGGCCGAACGCGCCCGGATTGCCATCGTGCCGACCCGCGCCGCCGTGCCGTCGGATCGCAAGGCCGAGGATCGCGGGCTGGTCGTCCATGCCGCCGCCCCCCTGACCCTGCCCGATGGCCGCCCTGCCGCGCTGGTCGGAGGGGTGCTGCTCAATCGCAATCTCGGCTTCATCGATACGATCAACAATCTGGTCTACAGCGCCGCCAGCCTGCCCGAAGGCAGCCAGGGCACGGCGACGCTGTTTCTGGACGATGTGCGCATTTCCACCAATGTCCGCATGTTCGGCGACCAGCGCGCGCTTGGCACCCGCGTTTCCGCCGAGGTCCGCAAGCATGTGCTCGACGAGGGCCGGGTCTGGCTCGCCCGTGCCTTCGTGGTGAATGACTGGTATGTCTCGGGCTACGAGCCGATCACCGACAGCTTCGGCAATCGCGTGGGGATGCTCTATGCCGGGTTCCTCGAAACTCCGTTCCGGCAGGACCGGCTGTGGTCGATCATCGGCGCGGCGCTGCTGTTCCTGGCCATCGCCGCCCTCTCGGTGCCGCTATTCCTAACCTGGGCCGGGCGCATCTTCCGCCCGCTGGAGCAGATGACCCGGACCATGGCCGAGGTCGAGGCCGGTGATCTGGCGGCCCGGAACGGCAGCCCCAAGGGCGAGGACGAGATCGCGCAGGTGGCCAGCCATCTCGACACCCTGCTGGACCAAGTGCAGGAGCGTGACCGCTCGCTGAGAGCTTGGGCCGCGACGCTGGAGGACAAGGTCGAGGACCGCACCCGCGACCTGCGCGAGGCCAAGGAGGCGCTGGAACAGGCGACGCAGCAACTGGTCATGTCGGAAAAGCTGGCCGCCGTGGGCGAGATCACCGCCAGCGTCGCGCATGAGATCAACAACCCGGTGGCGGTGATCCAGGGCAACCTCGACGTGGCGCGGACGCTGCTGGGCGAGAAGTCGACCGAGGTCCGCACCGAGTTCGACCTGATTGACGACCAGCTTTACCGCATCTCGACCATGGTCTCGAAACTGCTGCAATTCGCCCGACCCGGCGAGTTTTCCGGCGCCGAGAACCTGCTGAGCCCGGGCGAGGTGATCAACGATTGCCTCGTCCTCGTCCGCCACGTCATCGATAGCGCCGGCATCCGGCTGGAGCTGCGCGACGAGGCACAGGGAAGGATCCGCATCGACCAGACGGAATTGCAGCAGGTGATCGTGAACCTGATCGTCAACGCGGCCCATGCCATGCCCGGGGGCGGACGGCTGGAGATCACAACGACGGACCGTCCCCATGACGGCGTGGCGGGTGTCGAGATCACCATCAGCGACAGCGGCCACGGCATGGATGCCGCCACACTCGAAATGATCTTCCACCCCTTCTTCACCACCAAGCGCGCAAGCGGCACTGGGCTTGGCCTGTCGATCAGCCAATCCCTCGTCACCCGCGCCGGCGGCTTCATCACCGCAGAGAGCCGCGTCGGCGAAGGGTCGCGCTTCCGCATCTGGCTGCCGGAGGCGGTGCAGGCGTGAGGGAATTAAAGAAACAGCGGCCCCTTGCGGGGGCCGCTGTCTGTGGCTGTCTTAGCTTCTGCGCTTGCAAAGCGGTGTCCGTGATCCTGCCTTAGAGGTCCAGAACGTTGATGGTGACCTCGGCGGGGGTG is a window of Paracoccus zhejiangensis DNA encoding:
- a CDS encoding sensor histidine kinase; protein product: MGLATPFRRSVRLKLLAIALLPMLVLLPILLGATVMRWAGKTDDLLIVKANGDLTIAHEYLGHLIASSGERLATVSESAAFQTALEAGQVEPLIDRERAALGLDFLYIALAGEPEAQGWPVIAAALQGRVDSAIDLFDVETLTRISPLLAERARIAIVPTRAAVPSDRKAEDRGLVVHAAAPLTLPDGRPAALVGGVLLNRNLGFIDTINNLVYSAASLPEGSQGTATLFLDDVRISTNVRMFGDQRALGTRVSAEVRKHVLDEGRVWLARAFVVNDWYVSGYEPITDSFGNRVGMLYAGFLETPFRQDRLWSIIGAALLFLAIAALSVPLFLTWAGRIFRPLEQMTRTMAEVEAGDLAARNGSPKGEDEIAQVASHLDTLLDQVQERDRSLRAWAATLEDKVEDRTRDLREAKEALEQATQQLVMSEKLAAVGEITASVAHEINNPVAVIQGNLDVARTLLGEKSTEVRTEFDLIDDQLYRISTMVSKLLQFARPGEFSGAENLLSPGEVINDCLVLVRHVIDSAGIRLELRDEAQGRIRIDQTELQQVIVNLIVNAAHAMPGGGRLEITTTDRPHDGVAGVEITISDSGHGMDAATLEMIFHPFFTTKRASGTGLGLSISQSLVTRAGGFITAESRVGEGSRFRIWLPEAVQA
- a CDS encoding bestrophin family protein, with translation MLVRSQPDFAEILFAVNGSILPRIWRRLTVILIVAIIAVLAAQQHPGIFQRISAIPFTLIGIALSIFMSFRNDACYSRWWEGRKLWGELLIAARSFARKIADLPHEERRSMTYLLCGFTNGLAARLRRQDERATIARWVQDPIAEDDPNPTNYILHQLGRRSLALMDSGRIDAIRYSVLETELRALSVVQGGCERIATTPVPYAYSLLLHRTALVFCLTLPFALAGSLGWWALLPVLLVAYTFFGLDALGHQLEDPFRTEPNSLPVEALTRRAERDMLSLIEGEELPPEITPRNHVLM
- a CDS encoding formate--tetrahydrofolate ligase; its protein translation is MNEVIAAPRDAKPVAFKTDSEIANAAMKRPIQEIGAKLGIDAGDLLPYGHDKAKLSQRFINSVQDRPNGKLVLVTAINPTPAGEGKTTTTVGLGDGLNAIGKTACVCIREASLGPNFGMKGGAAGGGYAQVIPMEDMNLHFTGDFHAITSAHNLLSAMIDNHIYWGNEQDIDLRRVVWRRVVDMNDRALRQITCSLGGVANGFPRETGFDITVASEVMAILCLSRDLEDLQHRLGEMIVAYRRDKSPVYCRDIKADGAMTVLLKDAMQPNLVQTLENNPAFVHGGPFANIAHGCNSVIATTTALKLADYVVTEAGFGADLGAEKFFDIKCRKAGIAPDVAVIVATVRALKMNGGVAKADLGPENVAAVKKGLVNLGRHIANVKSFGVPVIVAINHFVSDTDAEVQAVQDYARQNGVEAILCKHWADGSQGTLDLARKVVEIAEKGAAEFAPLYPDEMPLFAKIETIAKRIYHADEVIADSKIRAQLKDWEEQGYGHLPICMAKTQYSFTTDPTRRGAPTGHSVPIREVRLAAGAGFIVAICGEVMTMPGLPRTPAAEVIGLNPSGEVQGLF
- a CDS encoding glycerate kinase type-2 family protein, translating into MTMTGSLRHHAETLFSVAVKAAEPAGALRASLARHPLPQPGPGGRILLIAVGKAAIPMAAEALAQLGDAPVEALVVTNRENFRPLPGATVMPAGHPIPDEDGLNAARAVIAALEAARAEDRVIALISGGGSAMLPAPAAGLSLADKAAANRLFLQRGLDIRETNLIRQQLSTLKGGGMVRLADPAPVTAYILSDVIGDDLAVVASGPTVAPIGTAEEARVLIAARGLGPMLPEAVRDHLASRTSQPANGPAAQNHLIGSNRQSLDAAVSAGETARIVNDRLTGDVSSAAAQIVAAATATSTEPACLIFGGETTVEIRGKGTGGRNQELALRVALAMPDLGRDWVFLSGGTDGRDGPTDAAGGLVDAGTALRIRAAGGDPAALLAENDSHAALKVAGDLLITGGTGTNVADVQILLLGARPEAPRNPHLTDTHSPSRKV
- a CDS encoding sigma-54-dependent transcriptional regulator; the encoded protein is MQDGDEAAGVQPPDPLTEQLRNAAVLVIDDEPGMRNFLVKTLRPHCRKVVEAADAETASEILAQMRFDIVLLDNRMPGLSGIEWLGQQRQRGWQFEAIMITAFADLETAIEAMRAGAADFLLKPCRSNQVLNAVRRSMELALLRRENLLLKHELNRADVGRFRRSELLGQSPAIEAVRQQLHRLAKLPTPVLIHGESGTGKEVAARVLHAASDRKSRPFVPINCSTIPADLLEMELFGHTRGAFAGADQRREGLFVSAEGGTVFFDEIAELPKPAQAALLRVLEDQTIRPVGSEREVPLDLRFVFATSKQLAAEVDAGRFRDDLFFRVNVLEIQMPPLRLRESDILDLAKMFMTEIATALGLEPLEIDSTVRAALLRHDWPGNIRELRNFIERSLIFGRFPLDTLGDAGPNSIEPLDAVERRHILHALDLAGGNRTRAAEWLGISRKTIDRKCASWGI
- the folD gene encoding bifunctional methylenetetrahydrofolate dehydrogenase/methenyltetrahydrofolate cyclohydrolase FolD gives rise to the protein MRDTTATIIDGKAFAATVREQVAQHVARLKADHGITPGLAVVLVGEDPASQVYVRSKGTQTTEVGMNSYEHKLPADTSEAELLALIERLNRDLSVHGILVQLPLPAHLDSDLVINAIDPDKDVDGFHISNVGLLGTGQKSMVPCTPLGCLMMLREHHGSLSGLNAVVVGRSNIVGKPMAQLLLGDSCTVTIAHSRSRDIEALCRNADILIAAVGRPEMIDASWIKPGATVIDVGINRIPHPDQPGKSKLVGDVAYDSAASVAGAITPVPGGVGPMTIACLLANTLTACSRAHGLPEPDGLTA
- a CDS encoding HpcH/HpaI aldolase/citrate lyase family protein; translated protein: MSFHVIEQAPARLNRSELAVPGSAPQMFQKAAESEADVIFLDLEDAVAPDEKADARRNIIKALNEIDWGTKTMSVRINGLDTHYMYRDVVDVVEQAGERLDLIMIPKVGTAADVYAVDMMVTQIEDAKGLKKRIGFEHIIETALGMQNVSAIAGASKRNESLHFGVADYAASTRARTTIIGGVNPDYSVLTDADDQGGRERHWGDMWHYALARMVVAARANGLRPIDGPFGDFSDRDGYLAAARRAAVLGCEGKWAIHPSQIAMANEVMSPSEGEVTKAQRILSAMAEAEAAGKGAVSLDGRLIDYASIRQAEVLVEKARQIAAAA
- a CDS encoding OFA family MFS transporter, with product MASDTGGTFGFLHKRHIVAKEGFNRWRVPPASIAIHLCIGSVYAWSVFNPPLTRELGVVASAAEDWSLGSVVWIFSVAIVFLGLAAAFAGKWLEEVGPRMVGVLAACLWGGGFVVGSFGIASHQLWMVYLGYGVLGGCGLGLGYVSPVSTLIRWFPDRRGMATGLAIMGFGGGAMIGAPVNGWLLNLYERAPEFLGAQGAVATVVENGRVFAQTAAGQVEVVIASAAQAAEYGGQAGVYVVGTGNTGAAQTFLTLGIVYFIVMVIAAFQYRVPAADWKPAGWVPKPAKSGMVTQNNVHIDQALKTPQFWLLWIMLCFNVTAGIGVIGVAKTMMGEIFGSALPLVVTAAFTSTYVMMISVFNMCGRFFWASASDYLGRQATYMCFFVLGTALYLSIPFFANAVATNPSMIYLIGFYIATMVIFSMYGGGFATIPAYLADVFGTMHVGGIHGRLLTAWSTAGVLGPLAITSLREMSVNRAIADLASKIDPAAFAERFGAPIAQLEQLVAARTVTISGLMEIAPAGTIDPTPSLYNTTMYCMAALLVVGFIANLFMRPVKEHHHHVEPQAKAMPAE